Genomic segment of Lepus europaeus isolate LE1 chromosome 6, mLepTim1.pri, whole genome shotgun sequence:
TTTTACGGTGGCTTCTTTGTGCAGATAAAATGCAGCGCATGTTTGTGGCACAGGCACACAGCGGTGGGAAGCTACTGCGAACACTGTGACTCCATGTAGGATGTTTTTCTAGGGGTCTTGGGAAGAATCTTCTGCTCTTCACGCCGTGCTACGTAATTACTGGTTACAGCCAACCCCGGAAAAGGCAGGATTCCACACACGGGAGTGGAGGAGCAGTTCCATGTATGTCAGGGAACTCTGGTTATGAATTGTATTGACTAGCAGTGGTCTCATCTCGTAAGTTGTCAGCATCTGACCAAGCCATTTGTCAAGGAACCTGTAGCACTAGCCGACTATTTATTTGTAGCACCAGTGATTTGATGCTATCGGTGATCTCCTTTGAGCTCTGCCATTCATGAGCTGGTAACTCGGACCCTCACTGTCGTTTGGGTTTTATTTGGATGTGAATATGTCACCATTGGAAAACTCCCTTCTTATCAGAACCCTACTGAAAATACCTGGACACTGTTACAGATGCCAAATATTCTTTGTTCTGGACAATACAACATCACTGATGATGTGTGGGAAAGTTAAAAAAGTTTttgatgatatattttatttacaaaatattatataCTGCTGGCATTACCATGTGAAAggaaataaagtcaattgataattgCCTTGCATTTTTGTTGATTTAACTTTCCTGTGTCCAGAATAACAGATAGGCTGTTTCTGATATGAAAAGCAGAAAGTCAGTGTCATGTATGAACGGCCATGGATTTGACTGAGGCTTATCACACGTGTCTGCACATCTGAGGTCTTTGTGTGAAAGGAAACTTAGGCACctgagctgggggaggaggaatCCCAGCAGAAGGAATGTAGGAAGCAGAAATGATTCTcttaaaaaattgaggaaattattTACAGGAGGAAAGATGTATATGGGTCTTTAAGAACTAACATTCCatctattaatttaaaatttggaaAGAGCAAGCATCTCTTGGAAGATGAGTAGAGTGATCGTGGCCTGGACAAGAACAGATGTTTTGTGCCACAAGTTACTAACTCTATCTGAACAGACCAGCAGGAAGATGTGAGACTAACACACCCAGTAGGCAAACAGGGTGGCCCCGGGTGTTTGTTCAGGCTGTATATATGCTTAGCTGCACTGAGTCAGCTGTCCAGTTAGcaacccaggagcctagaaacAGTGACTTCCCTCCCGAGCCGGATCGGGGTTCACATGTTTGATTGTTGGGAGCTGTGTTGACCAGGTGCAGAGAAAATGGGGCAGAAACCCTCACAACAGCCGGCCCAGCAGGACGGCAAGGAGGCGCCCCGCGTCTGTGAGGTGGTCAGTGAAGCCGTGGTCCACGCTGCCCGGAAACTGCAGGAGTACCTGGGATTTGAATATCCACTGAGTAAGCTCTGCCCGGCCGTGGAAACCCTGAATGAGATCTTCTTAATCCACTTCATCACCTTCTGCCAGGAGCACGGAGTTGGGGAGTGGCTTACCACCAGCAAGATGACCAAGCACCAAGCCCTGCTGTTTGGGGCCGACTGGATCTGGACCTTCTGGGGCTCCGATAAGCAAGTGAAGCTTCAGCTGGCTGTGCAGACGCTGCACatggcctctctgcctctgctggagCCCCCGCTCTGCGACCTCTCCCACCCAGAGTCAACACCCGAGGAGTCCCCGGGGAAGAGAAACCGCTTTCAGAAGCTGCACGAGTTCTGTACGTTGATAGGGGAGGATTGTCTGGGCCTCTTTCTTGTCTTTGGTGTCCCTGGGAAGCCACAGGACGTCAGAGGGGTGATCCTGGACAGTGTCACGAGTGAGATGGCCGGGAGTCACCTGCCGGGCCGGGAGGCCGTGATCCGGTTCATTCTGGACACGGAAGAGTATGTCCCCATCAGACAGCTGCTTGGGAACTGCCTGAGTACGAAAGATGGGCTGAGAGAGGTGGGCAAGGCTTACGTCAGCATCCTCTGAACGGCGTGTGTGCGACAGACCTGGCCTGGCGGGTGGAAAGAGGCATGCATTGTGTTCTAAGAAGCTCATCAGTGGGTGGCATTCTGGCATGGgacctttttatttttacccTCTCTGATGGACAGCGGTTATCTGGGCCACAGCATGTCATAGTTTGTGAAGAGAAAAGAACCCTGGCCGCGTTTCAGGAAGATTGCTAATTTAATCTTTCACCCAGGTGTTCCATAAGAAAGTGGAAGGAGAGGATAAATAAAGTCATGTTGAAAgtttgatttgaaaaaaaaaaaaaaaaaagctctgtccTTCTTGGAAATGGTTAAATCTAGCACTAAAAAGTGTGAAATGTGTTTTTACTGCTGTTGGTGGGAGGTGAGCAGGGTACAGTGGTAGGAGAGGCTACAGAGTAGGTTTCATTCCATTGATGAtgccacttttattttatttgaaagagttagagatcttccacccactggaacactccccagacagccgcaacagccaggagccaggagcttcttccaggtctcccatgtgggtagcaggggcccaaatactgggccgtcttccactgcttttcccaggccaccagcagcgagctggattggaagtggagcagccgggacatgaactggcacccatgtgagatgttgGCGTCAcatgcagaggctttacccagcACCACAACACAAGCCAAAGATACTGCTTTCCACTCCGGACTTCTAAGTAAGCTTCGCACCACTCTTTCCCTCTAACTCCCtcgctcctgcctcctcccttgtTGCTTTCTCTGCAAAGATGGGACATTGGTGGCATTTACTTGGGGATCTACTTGTGTCAGCTTTacctataattttaaaacaatcaccCAGAAAACGACTGCTTGTAGCAATAGTTTGTGTTCATTTAGCATCTGTAATATTCACACATAATGACCATTTGTGCTTAAAAACCTGTGTGGAATTTAGCAGTTCAAAGAGGAATCACCATTATTTCTTAAACTGCTATGGCAGGCCACGGGCTTCCCATGTACGACCATGGCTTACGTATCCCTCCAAAACTTGAAGAGGTGTTTGTTTCTACTTGACACAGCAGAGAGGCTAAATCATTCCTAAGGCAATTATGTGGCTTGTAACCAGAAGCGGGATCTGTCCAGTTACAAAGCCCATCTCTTTTCTTGGGTCACTTAGAGAAAATTCTTCGACACTAAGCTTCCGTAGTTGCTGAGACGGCAGAGCCGTGCACCTGCCAAGGATCGGGCTGGTCGCTGTTGCTTGTTCTTTCACGTCTTGGCCTTAGTCTGCTGTTGAATCTCTTGACAGTAAACAGCTTGTTCATAGAGGTGCAGCTGTTTGAAAACATGGGCCAAATCTAAAATGCACCCAAACTCTTCAAACACTTGTTGgggcatgtggtgcagtggttaagccgctgcttgggacatctttgTCGCGGTGTCAGAGCCTGTCTTTgattcctggctcagctccctgctgttgcacaccctgggaggcagcaggtgatggcccaagtagctgtgTGTCtgccagccaggtgggagacttcgatgggattcctggctcctgctcctggctgtggcctcacccagtcctggctgttgcaggcatttgaggagtgaatcagaggat
This window contains:
- the REP15 gene encoding rab15 effector protein, yielding MGQKPSQQPAQQDGKEAPRVCEVVSEAVVHAARKLQEYLGFEYPLSKLCPAVETLNEIFLIHFITFCQEHGVGEWLTTSKMTKHQALLFGADWIWTFWGSDKQVKLQLAVQTLHMASLPLLEPPLCDLSHPESTPEESPGKRNRFQKLHEFCTLIGEDCLGLFLVFGVPGKPQDVRGVILDSVTSEMAGSHLPGREAVIRFILDTEEYVPIRQLLGNCLSTKDGLREVGKAYVSIL